In Rosa chinensis cultivar Old Blush chromosome 1, RchiOBHm-V2, whole genome shotgun sequence, a genomic segment contains:
- the LOC112180150 gene encoding LOW QUALITY PROTEIN: protein spotted leaf 11 (The sequence of the model RefSeq protein was modified relative to this genomic sequence to represent the inferred CDS: inserted 1 base in 1 codon) produces the protein MEVKLRTARTLVSKLSSVSEQTRSEALKELRLITKHDADSRPFVADAGAIPYLAETLFGSTPDLQDDAAATLLNISISCRHSLISTRGLLDAISHALRNHGSPTSSATAVQSSAATLHSLLVVEDYRPIIGAKRDIVYSLVDIIKSPKSPPRSVKDALKALFGIALYPLNRASLVELGXVPALFTLVVNDGRLGIVEDATAVIAQVAGCEESEDAFRRVAGVRVLADLLDFSTGSSLRSRENAVSALLNLARCGGERAVAEVREEGLGVVDGIADVAENGGPKGKSKGVALLKVIDGGNKSISSIYRDPR, from the exons ATGGAAGTGAAGCTCCGAACGGCTCGGACTTTGGTCTCCAAGCTCAGCTCCGTTTCCGAACAGACCCGATCCGAAGCCCTCAAGGAGCTCCGCCTCATCACCAAGCACGACGCCGACAGCCGCCCCTTCGTCGCCGACGCCGGCGCCATTCCCTACTTAGCCGAGACTCTCTTCGGCTCCACCCCTGACTTACAAGACGACGCCGCCGCCACTCTCCTCAACATCTCCATCTCCTGCCGCCACAGCCTCATTTCCACGCGCGGCCTCCTCGACGCGATCTCCCACGCGCTACGCAACCACGGCTCACCTACCTCCTCCGCCACCGCCGTCCAGTCTTCCGCCGCCACTCTCCACAGCCTCCTCGTCGTGGAAGACTACCGCCCGATCATCGGCGCCAAGCGCGACATTGTGTACTCGCTGGTTGACATCATCAAGAGCCCCAAGTCTCCTCCGCGGTCGGTGAAGGACGCGCTCAAGGCTCTGTTCGGAATCGCTCTCTACCCCTTGAACCGGGCCTCGCTGGTGGAGCTCG CGGTTCCCGCGCTTTTTACTCTGGTGGTGAACGACGGCCGCCTGGGGATCGTGGAGGACGCGACGGCGGTGATCGCGCAGGTGGCCGGGTGCGAGGAGAGCGAGGACGCGTTTCGGAGGGTCGCCGGGGTTAGGGTTCTGGCCGACCTTCTTGATTTCTCGACCGGGTCGAGCTTGAGGAGCAGGGAGAACGCCGTGTCGGCGCTGCTCAATCTGGCTCGGTGCGGCGGCGAGAGGGCCGTGGCGGAGGTGAGGGAGGAGGGATTGGGGGTGGTGGATGGGATTGCTGACGTGGCGGAGAACGGAGGTCCGAAAGGGAAGAGCAAAGGGGTGGCGCTGTTGAAGGTGATTGATGGCGGGAATAAAAGCATTTCGAGTATATACAGAGATCCACG GTGA